In the genome of Bradyrhizobium sp. CIAT3101, one region contains:
- a CDS encoding ABC transporter permease has product MLGYLIRRVLAAVPVMGVVALFVFLLLRLTPGDPAAILAGDNATPERLERIRTSLGLNEPLIVQFVTWVGKLLHGDLGTSLISNLPVMKMIGQRVEPSISIALSTIILAVIVAVPLGVIAAWKHGTWIDRFVMGLSVLGFSVPVFVVGYVLIEVFAIDLRWVPVQGFKSISAGFGAFFERIILPTCALSFIYIALIARMTRAAMLDVLGEDYVRTARAKGINEVAVMMRHALRNAAVPVITVIGTGFALLISGVVVTESVFNIPGIGRLTVDAVLARDYPVIQAMILLTSLIYVVVNLLIDVAYTLLDPRIRY; this is encoded by the coding sequence ATGCTAGGTTATCTCATTCGCCGCGTTCTGGCTGCGGTGCCCGTGATGGGCGTCGTGGCGCTGTTCGTGTTCCTGCTGCTGCGGCTGACGCCCGGCGACCCCGCCGCGATCCTCGCCGGCGACAATGCGACACCTGAACGGCTGGAGCGCATCCGCACCTCGCTCGGCCTCAATGAACCCCTGATCGTGCAGTTCGTCACCTGGGTCGGCAAGCTGCTGCACGGCGACCTCGGAACCTCCCTGATTTCCAACCTGCCGGTCATGAAGATGATCGGCCAGCGCGTCGAGCCGTCGATCTCGATCGCGCTGTCGACCATCATCCTCGCCGTCATCGTTGCGGTGCCGCTCGGCGTCATCGCGGCCTGGAAGCACGGCACCTGGATCGACCGTTTCGTGATGGGCCTGTCCGTGCTCGGCTTCTCGGTGCCGGTGTTCGTGGTCGGCTATGTCCTGATCGAGGTCTTTGCGATCGATTTGCGCTGGGTGCCGGTGCAGGGCTTCAAGAGCATCTCTGCCGGCTTCGGCGCGTTCTTCGAGCGCATCATCCTGCCGACCTGCGCGCTCTCCTTCATCTACATCGCGCTGATCGCGCGCATGACGCGCGCCGCGATGCTCGATGTGCTCGGCGAGGATTACGTGCGAACGGCGCGCGCCAAGGGCATCAACGAGGTCGCGGTGATGATGCGGCACGCGCTGCGGAACGCCGCCGTGCCCGTGATCACCGTGATCGGCACCGGCTTCGCGCTCCTGATCTCCGGCGTCGTCGTCACCGAGAGCGTGTTCAACATCCCCGGCATCGGCCGCCTCACCGTGGATGCGGTGCTGGCGCGCGACTATCCGGTGATCCAGGCGATGATCCTGCTGACGTCGCTGATCTACGTCGTCGTCAACCTCCTGATCGACGTCGCCTACACGCTGCTCGATCCCCGGATCCGGTACTGA
- a CDS encoding D-amino acid dehydrogenase, whose product MTHIAIIGAGITGVTTAYALLERGYKVTVLDKHRYAAMETSFANGGQLSASNAEVWNSTATILKGLRWMFRRDAPLLMNPRPNWHKYSWMSEFVANIGNYRANTILTTRLAIEARKHLFEIATREGIDFDLERRGILHIYHDKKGFESGLRVNALLQEGGLDRHPVTPEEIRTIEPTLRKDYYGGFYTPSDATGDIHKFTRGLAEACKRRGATFIHEANIDSIAQARGGFVIGWADLSASDAVASARGMLKVDGVVVCAGVASRHFAAMLDERVNVYPVKGYSITIQLDTAESRNATPTVSLLDEAAKIVTSRLGADRFRVAGTAEFNDFNRDIRADRVQPLVDWVRSNFPAVETSRIIPWAGLRPMMPNMMPVVRAGRMPGVFFNTGHGHLGWTLSAATAQMIAGTIDGWRGLNAPPTVPSFRGELGVEREMRRAS is encoded by the coding sequence ATGACACATATCGCCATCATCGGCGCCGGCATCACCGGCGTGACGACCGCCTATGCCCTGCTCGAACGCGGCTACAAGGTCACGGTGCTCGACAAGCATCGCTACGCCGCGATGGAGACCTCGTTTGCGAACGGCGGACAGCTCTCCGCCAGCAATGCCGAGGTGTGGAACAGCACCGCGACGATCCTCAAAGGCCTGCGCTGGATGTTCCGGCGCGATGCGCCGCTCTTGATGAACCCGCGGCCGAACTGGCACAAATATTCGTGGATGAGCGAGTTCGTCGCCAATATCGGCAACTACCGCGCCAATACGATTTTGACGACGCGGCTCGCGATCGAAGCCCGCAAGCACCTGTTCGAGATCGCGACGCGCGAAGGCATCGACTTCGATCTCGAACGCCGCGGCATCCTCCACATCTATCACGACAAGAAGGGTTTTGAATCCGGCCTGCGCGTCAATGCGCTGCTGCAGGAAGGCGGACTCGATCGCCACCCGGTGACGCCGGAAGAAATCCGCACGATCGAGCCGACGCTGCGCAAGGATTATTACGGCGGCTTCTACACGCCGTCGGATGCCACCGGCGACATCCACAAGTTCACGCGCGGGCTGGCAGAGGCCTGCAAGCGGCGCGGCGCAACCTTCATCCATGAGGCCAATATCGATTCCATCGCGCAAGCTCGCGGCGGCTTCGTCATCGGCTGGGCCGATCTCAGCGCAAGCGACGCGGTCGCCTCCGCGCGCGGCATGCTGAAGGTCGATGGCGTCGTGGTCTGCGCCGGCGTTGCCAGCCGTCATTTCGCGGCGATGCTCGACGAGCGCGTCAATGTCTATCCGGTGAAGGGTTATTCGATCACCATCCAGCTCGACACTGCCGAGAGCCGCAATGCGACGCCGACCGTCAGCCTGCTCGACGAGGCCGCCAAGATCGTCACCAGCCGGCTCGGCGCCGATCGTTTTCGTGTGGCCGGCACGGCCGAGTTCAACGACTTCAACCGCGACATCCGCGCCGATCGCGTGCAGCCGCTGGTCGACTGGGTGCGCAGCAACTTTCCGGCGGTCGAGACGTCTCGCATCATTCCGTGGGCCGGGCTCAGGCCGATGATGCCGAACATGATGCCGGTGGTGCGCGCGGGCCGGATGCCCGGCGTGTTCTTTAACACCGGCCACGGCCATCTCGGCTGGACCTTGTCGGCCGCGACCGCGCAGATGATCGCCGGAACCATCGACGGCTGGCGCGGGCTCAACGCACCGCCAACCGTCCCCTCATTTCGGGGCGAACTTGGGGTTGAGCGCGAGATGCGTCGTGCATCCTGA